In Lepus europaeus isolate LE1 chromosome 9, mLepTim1.pri, whole genome shotgun sequence, the following are encoded in one genomic region:
- the SOCS6 gene encoding suppressor of cytokine signaling 6, which yields MKKISLKTFRKSFNLNKSKEESDFMVVQQPSLASDFGKDDSLFGSCYGKEMASCDINSEDEKGGKNRSKSESLMGTLKRRLSAKQKPKGKGSTPTGGSADEDTFSSSSAPIVFKDVRAQRPIRSTSLRSHHYSPTPWPLRPTNSEETCIKMEVRVKALVHSSSPSPALNGVRKDFQDLQSETVCQEQSNSLKGSDSPNGDLHLHLDEHVPVVIGLMPQDYIQYTVPLDEGMYPLEGSRSYCLDSSSPMEVSAVPPPGGGSSFPEDENQVDQDLVVAPEIFVDPSVNGLLISTTGVMLQSPRASHDDVPPLSPLLPPMQNNQIQRNFSGLTGTDAHVAESVRCHLNFDPNSAPGVARVYDSVQSSGPMVVTSLTEELKKLAKQGWYWGPITRWEAEGKLANVPDGSFLVRDSSDDRYLLSLSFRSHGKTLHTRIEHSNGRFSFYEQPDVEGHTSIVDLIEHSIRDSENGAFCYSRSRLPGSATYPVRLTNPVSRFMQVRSLQYLCRFVIRQYTRIDLIQKLPLPNKMKDYLQEKHY from the coding sequence ATGAAGAAAATTAGTCTCAAAACCTTTCGGAAGTCTTTCAACTTGAATAAAAGTAAAGAAGAATCTGATTTCATGGTAGTACAACAACCATCCCTAGCTAGTGACTTTGGAAAAGATGATTCCTTGTTTGGTAGCTGCTATGGTAAAGAGATGGCCAGCTGTGATATCAACAGTGAAGATGAAAAAGGTGGGAAAAACAGATCGAAAAGTGAAAGCCTGATGGGTACATTGAAAAGACGCCTTTCTGCCAAACAGAAGCCCAAAGGCAAGGGCAGCACGCCCACAGGGGGCTCTGCCGACGAGGacaccttctcctcctcctctgcaccCATCGTCTTCAAGGATGTGAGAGCCCAGAGGCCCATCAGGTCCACTTCCCTCCGCAGTCACCACTACAGCCCCACGCCTTGGCCGCTTCGGCCTACAAACTCTGAGGAGACGTGCATCAAAATGGAGGTGAGAGTCAAAGCGCTGGTCCACTCTTCCAGCCCAAGTCCAGCGCTGAATGGTGTTCGAAAGGATTTTCAGGACCTTCAGTCTGAAACCGTGTGCCAAGAGCAGAGTAACTCGCTGAAGGGTTCGGACTCTCCGAACGGGGACTTGCATCTCCACCTGGATGAACATGTGCCTGTAGTTATTGGACTTATGCCTCAGGACTACATTCAGTACACCGTGCCTTTAGACGAGGGGATGTATCCTCTGGAAGGATCACGCAGCTATTGCCTGGACAGTTCTTCCCCCATGGAAGTCTCTGCAGTTCCTCCTCCAGGAGGAGGGAGCTCTTTTCCTGAAGATGAAAATCAGGTAGACCAGGATCTGGTGGTTGCCCCGGAGATCTTTGTGGATCCGTCTGTGAATGGCTTGTTGATCAGCACCACAGGAGTCATGTTGCAGAGCCCAAGAGCAAGTCATGATGATGTCcctccactctcaccattgctaccTCCAATGCAGAATAATCAAATCCAAAGGAACTTCAGTGGACTCACTGGCACAGATGCCCATGTGGCCGAAAGCGTGCGCTGTCATTTGAATTTTGACCCTAACTCTGCTCCTGGAGTTGCCAGAGTTTACGACTCAGTCCAGAGTAGTGGTCCCATGGTTGTGACAAGCCTTACAGAGGAGCTGAAAAAACTTGCAAAACAAGGATGGTACTGGGGGCCAATCACCCGCTGGGAGGCTGAGGGGAAGCTAGCAAATGTGCCCGATGGTTCTTTTCTTGTTCGGGATAGTTCTGATGACCGTTATCTTTTAAGCTTGAGCTTTCGCTCCCATGGTAAAACACTTCACACTAGAATTGAGCACTCAAATGGTAGGTTTAGCTTTTATGAACAACCAGATGTGGAAGGACATACGTCTATAGTTGATCTAATTGAGCATTCAATCAGGGACTCTGAAAATGGAGCTTTTTGTTATTCAAGGTCTCGGTTGCCTGGGTCTGCTACTTACCCTGTCAGACTGACGAATCCAGTGTCACGGTTCATGCAGGTGCGTTCTTTGCAGTACCTGTGTCGTTTTGTTATACGTCAGTATACCAGAATAGACTTAATTCAGAAACTGCCTTTGCCCAACAAAATGAAGGATTATTTGCAGGAGAAGCACTACTGA